The segment ATTACATATGTTTTTCTTGAGCTTGTTAATTTCACTGGCAGGACAATTAGGTGATTTGATAGAATCAGCTTTAAAAAGGAGTGCCGGGGTTAAGGATTCCGGTAATCTTTTGCCAGGTCATGGCGGTATGCTGGACCGGATTGACAGTTTGTTAATGGCTGCTCCTATTGCATATATTTTCCTTTACTGGTTAATAATAGATTAAGGTTTAAGGTGGTCTCAAAGTGAAATCCTCTGATGGGTTAAAAAAATGGTTGAACCGGATGGCATTACTAACACTGGTGTTGTCTGCGTTATTTCTACTGTATTATTATATCGGCCCTGCAATGCTTGGAACCATTCATTATTTAGTTCCAGTCTTTCTGCCTTTTATTATAGCGTTTCTTTTGGCTACTATTATTGACCCGATAGTGAAATATCTGCAAAAACACGGTAAAATGAGCAGGCCAATTGCGGTAATTGGTACTATGATGTTTTTTCTTACCATTATAGCTACGATCACTATCGGCATTATTTCACGATTGATTGTGGAGTTAGAAAAATTATCCAAGACGCTTCCTCAGTACTCGGTTATTTTTAATGCAGAAGTTAAACTCTTACAGCAGAGGTTGCAGAATTGGTATGTTGATATTGAGCTGCCTCAGCAGGTAATCACACGACTTCAGGGTACTGTAGATAATTTAATCGAGCTGCTTTCTGTGATAGCCTCAAATACCATCGATTTACTGCTTGCTATGTTAGCAGGACTGCCAAGCGGTTTGTTAATAACATTAGTAGCTCTACTGTCCACATATTTCTTCAGCAGAGATAAAGAATTAATTGTCGCAACTTTATTCAAGGTTTTACCTGATCGGTGGGAAGAAAAATTCGCTTCTGTGTTGGAGGAATTGGAAAGCGCTATAGTAGGTTTTTTGCGAGCCCAGATTTTCTTGATTGTCGTTACTGCAGGCCAAACCATAGTATTTTTAAGTATTATGGGTGTTGATTATGCATTGACGATGGGTGTTGTGGTAGGACTGGTAGATATACTACCCGTACTTGGCCCCGGTGCAGTGTTTGTTCCTTGGATTATTATTGAGTTTGTTTTAGGGAAAAAGAAACTTGCCTTATTTTTACTGCTTCTTTACGGCTCTGTTGTGGTGGTACGACAGCTGCTTCAGCCAAAGGTTATTGGGACTCAGGTGGGCATTCACCCATTAAGTGCCCTGATGGCTATGTATATTGGCTTAAAAGTGATGGGAGTGGTGGGAATTGTTCTGGGGCCAATGATTTTAGTATTATTTAAAGCATTAGCCAGAGCAGGTTTGTTTTCACGATGGTTTTAGTGAGGGAGAGGGTATTTTGAAGATCGCAGTACTTGGTTCAAGTGGTTCCATTGGGCGACAGACTTTGGCAGTCGCTGACAAACATAAAAAAATAGAAATAGTAGCCCTAGCGGTTAACCGTAATATTCAGCTTTTAGAGCGTCAAGTGAGGCAGCTAAGACCTGCATATGCAGTGGTATATGATCATGGGGCTGCAGTAGAATTTAAAAAGCGGGTTTCTGATTTAAAGACCAATGTTCTTGAAGGAATGAATGGTTTAGAGGAAGTGGCATCATTACCCGAAGTAGATGTCGTAGTTACTGCTGTAAGTGGTGCGATCGGTCTAAAACCAACCGTGGCGGCCATAAAAATGGGCAAAACCATTGCCTTGGCAAATAAAGAGACGTTGGTTACTGCAGGTAGTATCGTGATGAACTTGGCTCAAGACTATCAGGCTAAAATCATCCCTGTGGATAGCGAACATTCAGCTATCTTTCAATGCCTTCAAGGTGAAAAACAGGCTTTGGATAAGATTATCTTAACGGCATCAGGAGGGCCGTTTCGAGGGTGGACCAAAGAAAGATTAAAGGGCGTTTCACCCACTCAGGCATTGAAACATCCTAATTGGAATATGGGAAGAAAAATAAGTATTGATTCGGCCACATTGATGAATAAAGGATTAGAAGTGATTGAGGCCCATTGGCTTTTTAACGTGTCTTACGACAGCATCCAGGTAGTTGTCCATCCTCAAAGCATTATCCACTCTGCAGTCAGTTTTGTGGACGGTTCTATTTTGGCACATATGGGCGTGACTGATATGCGGATTCCTATTCAATACGCTCTCAGTTATCCGCACCGATGGGTAGGTTTACTGAAACCGCTGGATTTAGCTGAAGTAGGTGAACTCACTTTTGAAAAACCGGATTTAGAAGGCTTTCCGACCTTAAAATTGGCTTTTACTGCAGGAAGAATTGGCGGTACCATGCCGGCGGTGCTTAATGCTGCCAATGAGGTAGCTGTAGAGGCATTTTTAAAAAACGAAATAGGTTTCTTGGATATTGCTGCGGTAGTTGAAAGGGCAATGGAGAAACATCAGGTTAATAATAACCCTAATCTGGACGACATATTTCAAGTGGATGCTGACACCAGAGAATCGGTATCCCATATGATTGAAGCAAAAGGACGGTGATATAATGACTTTACTGGCAACCGTAATAATTTTTGGTCTGTTAATTTTTATCCATGAGTTGGGGCATTTTATTGTGGCCAAAAGGGCTGGCGTCTATGTGGAGGAGTTCAGCTTAGGTATGGGCCCAAAAATTGTAAGCAGGCAAAAGGGAGAGACTCTTTATTCACTGCGTGCATTACCCATTGGCGGTTTCGTACGTATGGGAGGAAT is part of the Metallumcola ferriviriculae genome and harbors:
- a CDS encoding 1-deoxy-D-xylulose-5-phosphate reductoisomerase, producing the protein MLKIAVLGSSGSIGRQTLAVADKHKKIEIVALAVNRNIQLLERQVRQLRPAYAVVYDHGAAVEFKKRVSDLKTNVLEGMNGLEEVASLPEVDVVVTAVSGAIGLKPTVAAIKMGKTIALANKETLVTAGSIVMNLAQDYQAKIIPVDSEHSAIFQCLQGEKQALDKIILTASGGPFRGWTKERLKGVSPTQALKHPNWNMGRKISIDSATLMNKGLEVIEAHWLFNVSYDSIQVVVHPQSIIHSAVSFVDGSILAHMGVTDMRIPIQYALSYPHRWVGLLKPLDLAEVGELTFEKPDLEGFPTLKLAFTAGRIGGTMPAVLNAANEVAVEAFLKNEIGFLDIAAVVERAMEKHQVNNNPNLDDIFQVDADTRESVSHMIEAKGR
- the ytvI gene encoding sporulation integral membrane protein YtvI; the protein is MKSSDGLKKWLNRMALLTLVLSALFLLYYYIGPAMLGTIHYLVPVFLPFIIAFLLATIIDPIVKYLQKHGKMSRPIAVIGTMMFFLTIIATITIGIISRLIVELEKLSKTLPQYSVIFNAEVKLLQQRLQNWYVDIELPQQVITRLQGTVDNLIELLSVIASNTIDLLLAMLAGLPSGLLITLVALLSTYFFSRDKELIVATLFKVLPDRWEEKFASVLEELESAIVGFLRAQIFLIVVTAGQTIVFLSIMGVDYALTMGVVVGLVDILPVLGPGAVFVPWIIIEFVLGKKKLALFLLLLYGSVVVVRQLLQPKVIGTQVGIHPLSALMAMYIGLKVMGVVGIVLGPMILVLFKALARAGLFSRWF